A section of the Elusimicrobiota bacterium genome encodes:
- the purH gene encoding bifunctional phosphoribosylaminoimidazolecarboxamide formyltransferase/IMP cyclohydrolase, giving the protein MPAPERFALLNVTDKTGIIEFAYALSALGYKIISYGGTAAALRQSELAIIELKDFLASPVLLEGPQGLLHPKILAGISADRDQTGQMHALERLRAQAIDLVAVNLYPLAQILAEPNLSQAEIMDYLDLASSALLRAAARNFRHVIGLCDPDDYQGIIDSLKQYGKINLERRQALAAKAFHYCAYYDSTVAQYLGGKWDQLPDELVIGLKKTAELPYGENPQQQGALYALSGSRSWGINAANLVYGKPLSYNHYLDLEVAWDLVTDIGDPACAIVKLAVPAGAAASDKLSEAAKLAYRGDPRSCFRGTAAINRELDEEAAAFFAAEYVSLIAAPQFSPKALTILKTKKDIRLVSLPSTLISAHEMDFRAVAGGVLVQEKDQQPLLGELKVVTRRPPAEFEFKALRLAWHVAKHARTYAAVICRGPHTIGIGSGQTSRLDAVRLALVKSQERHPIIPAGLPMVLASDGALSAEVVLESAAAGITAVIQPGGSSEDKDSIEACDQKGVAMVFTGVRHFRH; this is encoded by the coding sequence ATGCCCGCTCCCGAGCGCTTCGCCCTTCTAAACGTCACGGACAAGACCGGGATCATCGAGTTCGCCTATGCGCTCTCGGCCCTGGGCTATAAAATCATCTCCTACGGCGGGACGGCCGCGGCCTTGCGGCAGTCGGAGCTTGCGATCATCGAGCTTAAGGATTTCCTGGCGAGCCCCGTGCTTCTCGAGGGGCCGCAGGGACTTCTCCATCCGAAGATACTGGCCGGCATATCGGCCGACCGCGACCAGACGGGGCAAATGCACGCCTTGGAGCGCCTGCGCGCCCAAGCCATAGATCTCGTGGCCGTGAACCTCTACCCCCTGGCCCAAATATTGGCCGAGCCCAACCTGAGCCAGGCCGAAATCATGGACTACCTGGATCTGGCGAGCTCGGCCCTTCTGCGCGCGGCGGCCAGGAATTTCCGGCATGTGATCGGCCTCTGCGATCCTGATGATTATCAGGGAATAATTGATTCCTTGAAGCAGTATGGGAAAATCAATCTTGAGCGCCGCCAGGCCTTGGCAGCCAAGGCCTTCCACTACTGCGCTTACTACGACAGCACGGTGGCCCAGTACCTGGGCGGCAAATGGGACCAGCTCCCCGACGAGCTCGTGATCGGACTCAAAAAAACCGCGGAGCTTCCCTACGGAGAAAACCCCCAGCAGCAGGGCGCCCTTTACGCTCTGAGCGGCTCACGGTCCTGGGGCATCAACGCGGCAAACCTCGTCTACGGCAAGCCCCTTTCCTACAACCATTACCTGGACTTGGAGGTGGCCTGGGATCTCGTGACCGATATAGGAGACCCGGCCTGCGCCATCGTCAAGCTCGCGGTCCCGGCCGGGGCCGCGGCCTCGGACAAGCTCTCCGAGGCGGCCAAGCTCGCCTACCGCGGCGACCCTCGGAGCTGCTTTCGCGGCACCGCGGCGATCAACCGGGAGCTCGACGAGGAGGCCGCGGCGTTCTTCGCCGCAGAGTACGTGAGCCTGATCGCGGCCCCCCAATTCTCCCCCAAGGCTTTGACCATATTAAAGACCAAGAAGGACATTCGCCTGGTAAGCCTGCCTTCCACTCTGATCTCGGCCCACGAGATGGACTTTAGGGCCGTGGCCGGCGGGGTCCTGGTGCAGGAGAAGGATCAGCAGCCGCTCTTGGGAGAGCTAAAGGTAGTCACCAGGAGGCCCCCAGCCGAGTTCGAGTTCAAGGCCCTGCGTCTTGCCTGGCACGTGGCCAAGCACGCCCGCACTTACGCCGCCGTCATCTGCCGGGGGCCCCACACCATAGGCATCGGAAGCGGCCAAACCTCCAGGCTCGATGCGGTCAGGCTCGCCCTCGTCAAAAGCCAGGAGCGCCACCCCATCATCCCGGCCGGACTTCCCATGGTGCTGGCCTCCGACGGCGCGCTATCGGCCGAGGTCGTCCTCGAATCGGCCGCCGCGGGCATTACCGCCGTCATCCAGCCCGGAGGATCGAGCGAGGACAAGGACTCAATAGAGGCCTGCGATCAGAAAGGTGTCGCGATGGTATTTACCGGCGTGCGGCATTTTAGGCATTGA
- a CDS encoding type II toxin-antitoxin system RelE/ParE family toxin, translating into MAAEPYRILFRAEIEDDLRPIPGNLRARILDGISKRLAEHPDLYGKPLGGTLSGLRRIRTGDYRIVYQVKGYSVIIWAVRHRKDVYREMETRLRSH; encoded by the coding sequence TTGGCCGCTGAGCCCTACCGCATCCTTTTCCGGGCCGAAATCGAGGATGACCTGCGCCCCATTCCCGGGAATCTGCGGGCCAGAATCCTGGACGGAATATCCAAGCGCCTGGCGGAGCATCCCGACCTTTACGGCAAGCCCCTGGGAGGGACTTTGAGCGGTCTTAGAAGAATACGCACGGGAGACTACAGAATCGTTTACCAGGTCAAGGGATATTCGGTGATCATTTGGGCCGTCAGGCACCGCAAGGACGTCTACAGGGAGATGGAGACCCGCCTGCGTTCGCATTAA
- the ligA gene encoding NAD-dependent DNA ligase LigA has translation MIPKKILTEIERLRAEIAEHDRRYYLENAPVVSDEEYDRLMRRLAELEKKHPEARSPNSPTQRVSGSAAEQFKPVKHAAPMLSIGNVYNEEELREWHERVLRLLPPGEKPEFLIEAKIDGLSCALSYEKGRLTRAATRGDGEVGEDVTANVRALRSIPLALAGPAPERLELRGEVFLTYSDFERINAAEREAGLEGFVNARNCAAGSLRQKDPRVTARRRLRFFAHSFGLWEGGTKLGSQSEFLETCLALGIPVSPYKLVVKEIEDAIAYYHKFGEKELPKLPFPADGLVVKINSFALQRRLGATAKSPRWAAAFKYPAQQASTEVLDILFSVGRTGAITPVAKLAPVFCAGVTISSATLHNFSEMERLGVKVGDQVLIERAGEVIPKVVKVNLEARKGREKEVSPPKKCPSCGGPVAKEEEYVAYRCDNPSCPAQIKRRLLHFASRPALDIQGLGEAAVEQLVSSGRVEDIAQIYTLSKEYLLELELFADKKAQNLIDQIAASKSRPLSKLLFGLGIRHVGEKTAETLAYLYDLEELMKAPVSELEKIREVGPVVAEAVAKFFSSGKIQELLNKLGRAGLNLKKMEPRTSSSALDGKSFVFTGELSSMTREEAEEKVKNLGAQTSASVSSKTGYVVAGQAPGSKLDKARKLGVRVLTEEEFLKLIQSE, from the coding sequence ATGATCCCCAAAAAGATCCTGACGGAGATTGAGCGCCTCCGCGCCGAGATCGCCGAGCACGACCGGCGCTACTACCTTGAAAACGCGCCGGTCGTCTCCGACGAGGAGTACGACCGCCTCATGCGGCGCTTGGCCGAACTCGAGAAGAAGCACCCCGAGGCCCGGAGCCCGAACTCTCCGACCCAGCGGGTCTCTGGAAGCGCGGCGGAGCAATTCAAGCCGGTAAAGCACGCGGCGCCGATGCTGTCGATCGGCAATGTCTATAATGAGGAGGAGCTCCGCGAGTGGCATGAGCGGGTTTTGAGGCTTCTCCCCCCTGGGGAAAAACCAGAATTCCTAATTGAGGCTAAGATCGATGGGCTTTCCTGCGCCCTTTCCTACGAGAAAGGGCGCTTGACGCGCGCGGCCACGCGCGGAGACGGCGAGGTGGGCGAGGACGTCACGGCCAACGTGCGCGCCCTGCGCTCTATCCCCCTGGCCCTGGCGGGCCCGGCCCCGGAACGCCTGGAGCTTCGCGGAGAGGTCTTCCTCACTTACTCCGATTTCGAGAGGATCAACGCCGCCGAGAGGGAAGCGGGACTCGAGGGCTTCGTCAACGCCAGGAACTGCGCGGCGGGATCCTTGAGGCAGAAGGACCCTCGTGTGACCGCGCGGCGCCGATTGCGCTTCTTCGCCCATTCCTTCGGGCTGTGGGAAGGCGGGACGAAGCTAGGCAGTCAATCAGAGTTCCTAGAAACCTGCCTAGCCTTGGGAATTCCTGTTTCGCCTTATAAACTAGTAGTCAAAGAGATTGAGGACGCCATCGCCTACTACCATAAATTTGGAGAAAAAGAGCTCCCCAAACTACCTTTTCCGGCCGACGGGCTCGTGGTTAAAATCAACTCCTTCGCCCTGCAGAGAAGACTGGGGGCCACGGCCAAGAGTCCCAGATGGGCGGCGGCCTTCAAGTACCCGGCCCAGCAGGCCTCGACCGAGGTCCTGGACATTCTCTTCTCGGTGGGCCGCACCGGAGCCATTACGCCGGTAGCCAAGCTCGCGCCCGTGTTCTGCGCCGGGGTCACCATCTCCTCGGCCACCTTGCACAACTTCTCGGAGATGGAGCGCCTGGGGGTGAAAGTCGGCGACCAGGTGCTCATCGAGCGCGCGGGAGAGGTCATCCCCAAGGTGGTCAAGGTGAATCTCGAGGCCCGCAAGGGCCGAGAGAAGGAGGTGTCCCCCCCCAAGAAATGCCCCTCCTGCGGCGGGCCCGTGGCCAAGGAGGAAGAGTACGTGGCCTACCGCTGCGATAACCCTTCCTGCCCGGCGCAGATCAAGAGGCGGCTTCTGCATTTCGCCTCGCGCCCGGCCCTCGACATCCAGGGCCTGGGCGAAGCCGCGGTCGAGCAGTTGGTAAGTTCCGGGCGCGTGGAGGACATCGCCCAGATATATACCCTCTCCAAGGAGTATCTCCTCGAACTTGAGCTTTTCGCCGACAAAAAGGCCCAGAATCTCATCGACCAGATCGCGGCCAGCAAATCCCGCCCGCTATCCAAGCTCCTCTTCGGTCTGGGCATCCGCCACGTGGGTGAGAAGACCGCCGAGACCCTGGCATATCTCTACGACCTGGAAGAGCTCATGAAGGCCCCGGTTTCGGAGCTCGAAAAAATCCGCGAGGTCGGCCCGGTGGTGGCGGAGGCGGTCGCGAAGTTCTTTTCCTCCGGCAAAATCCAGGAACTCCTTAACAAATTGGGGAGAGCCGGTCTTAACTTAAAAAAAATGGAACCAAGAACGAGCTCCTCCGCTTTAGACGGCAAGTCATTTGTCTTCACGGGCGAGCTTTCCTCCATGACGCGCGAGGAGGCCGAGGAGAAGGTGAAGAACTTAGGCGCTCAGACCTCCGCCTCGGTCTCCTCCAAGACCGGCTACGTGGTGGCGGGCCAGGCTCCGGGCTCCAAGCTCGACAAGGCCAGAAAGCTCGGGGTGCGGGTCCTCACGGAGGAGGAGTTTTTGAAGCTCATCCAATCAGAATAG
- the nusB gene encoding transcription antitermination factor NusB, with protein MGKRRQARELALQALYVMDTAGTSESKALDSVNCKGEADEKTFLFVCELVRGTAGHREALDRHIEETAKNWTLIRMAAVDRNVLRLAAYEILHSPQTPVNVVIDEAIEIARKFSTEESTKFINGILDKLKALRPHDPQKDPDGD; from the coding sequence ATGGGTAAACGCCGCCAGGCGCGCGAGCTCGCTCTCCAGGCGCTCTACGTCATGGACACGGCCGGCACCTCCGAGTCCAAGGCCTTGGACTCGGTCAATTGCAAGGGCGAGGCCGACGAGAAGACCTTTCTCTTCGTCTGCGAGCTCGTGCGGGGTACCGCCGGGCACCGAGAGGCTCTCGACCGCCACATCGAGGAAACCGCCAAGAACTGGACCTTGATTCGCATGGCCGCGGTGGACCGCAACGTCCTACGCCTGGCCGCCTACGAGATACTGCATTCACCCCAGACCCCCGTCAACGTCGTGATAGACGAGGCCATCGAGATCGCGCGAAAGTTCTCGACCGAGGAGTCCACCAAGTTCATCAACGGCATCCTCGACAAGCTCAAGGCCCTGCGCCCCCATGATCCCCAAAAAGATCCTGACGGAGATTGA
- the ribH gene encoding 6,7-dimethyl-8-ribityllumazine synthase, with amino-acid sequence MKPRVAVVVSRFNEKVTSRLLGSCLTTLNSHGVAQSRIAVVRVSGGYEIPWAAQELALSGKFDAVIALGCILKGSTPQNEHISRSVIASLHEVSLKTKVPCILGVITPNTEAQALARTKGSLDRGKEAALAALEMIVVRKQLRQHSQKRIQEQPKEKPQNRPPRRGGR; translated from the coding sequence ATGAAGCCTCGCGTCGCCGTCGTAGTCTCGCGCTTCAATGAGAAAGTCACTTCGCGCCTGCTTGGGAGCTGCCTGACCACACTCAATAGTCATGGAGTCGCGCAATCGCGAATCGCCGTGGTTCGAGTGTCAGGAGGCTACGAGATCCCCTGGGCCGCCCAGGAGCTGGCTCTCTCCGGGAAATTCGATGCCGTTATCGCCTTGGGCTGCATCCTCAAGGGAAGCACGCCGCAAAACGAGCATATCTCGCGCTCGGTCATCGCGAGCCTTCACGAGGTTTCCCTCAAAACCAAAGTCCCATGCATCCTGGGGGTCATCACCCCGAACACGGAGGCCCAGGCCCTGGCCAGGACCAAGGGCAGCCTCGACCGCGGCAAGGAAGCGGCTTTGGCCGCGTTGGAGATGATCGTGGTGCGAAAACAATTGCGACAACACTCTCAGAAACGAATACAAGAACAGCCAAAGGAAAAACCTCAGAATCGGCCTCCTCGTCGAGGAGGCCGATAA
- a CDS encoding bifunctional 3,4-dihydroxy-2-butanone-4-phosphate synthase/GTP cyclohydrolase II produces MKGFDSIDDAISAVRRGRMIVVIDDPARENEGDLVIAAEKCTERAVNFMAQHGRGLICVPMLGSRLDELKLHPMVDTSNAAGPGPGRDTAFSVSVDAKEGTTTGISAHDRALTVKTLLDPKAGPQNLMRPGHVFPLRSKEGGVLVRAGHTEAAVDLARLAGLSPAGVICEILNPNGSMARTPQLRRFARRHGLILITIKNLIEYRRSKERLVKRLASARLPTRHGEFLIHLYEETLTGKQHLALVKGLVEGVKNVLVRVHSSCITGDTLFSARCDCGAQLEAALGQIAQTGRGVLLYLSQEGRGIGLLNKIRAYGLQDKGLDTVQANIALGFKPDLREYGIGAQILSDLGLSTIRILTNNPRKIVGIEGYGLKVTERIPIQMTPNKHNARYLKAKRLKLGHWLEESLP; encoded by the coding sequence ATGAAGGGCTTCGACTCGATCGATGACGCAATCTCGGCCGTCCGGCGCGGCAGGATGATCGTCGTGATCGACGATCCGGCCCGGGAGAACGAGGGAGACCTCGTGATCGCGGCCGAGAAGTGCACGGAGAGGGCCGTCAATTTCATGGCCCAGCACGGGCGGGGGCTCATTTGCGTGCCGATGCTGGGCTCTCGCCTCGACGAACTCAAGCTCCATCCCATGGTGGATACTTCGAACGCGGCCGGGCCCGGACCCGGCCGCGACACGGCCTTCTCGGTGTCGGTTGACGCCAAGGAGGGGACCACCACCGGAATCTCGGCCCATGACCGCGCGCTTACGGTCAAGACTTTGCTCGACCCCAAGGCCGGGCCCCAGAACTTGATGCGGCCGGGACACGTGTTCCCACTGCGCTCCAAGGAGGGAGGCGTTTTGGTCAGGGCCGGGCATACCGAGGCCGCGGTGGACCTGGCGCGCCTGGCGGGGCTTTCCCCCGCCGGGGTCATCTGCGAGATTTTAAATCCCAACGGGAGCATGGCCCGCACCCCCCAGCTCCGGCGATTCGCCAGGCGCCACGGCCTGATTCTCATCACCATCAAGAATTTGATCGAGTACCGCAGGAGCAAGGAGAGGCTGGTCAAGAGGCTGGCCAGCGCGCGCCTGCCTACCCGGCACGGAGAATTTCTCATCCACCTCTACGAGGAAACGCTCACCGGCAAGCAGCATTTGGCCTTGGTCAAGGGCCTGGTCGAGGGCGTGAAGAACGTCCTGGTCCGAGTCCACAGCTCCTGCATCACCGGCGACACCCTTTTCTCGGCCCGCTGCGACTGCGGAGCCCAGCTCGAGGCCGCCCTAGGGCAGATCGCGCAGACCGGGCGCGGGGTCCTTCTCTACCTTTCCCAGGAAGGACGCGGGATCGGGCTCCTGAACAAGATCCGCGCCTACGGCCTGCAGGACAAGGGCCTGGACACGGTCCAGGCCAACATCGCCCTGGGGTTCAAGCCGGATCTCCGCGAGTACGGGATCGGGGCCCAAATCCTGTCGGACTTGGGGCTTTCCACGATCAGGATCCTCACCAACAACCCGCGAAAGATCGTGGGCATCGAAGGCTACGGGCTCAAGGTCACCGAGCGCATCCCCATCCAGATGACGCCCAACAAGCACAACGCCCGCTACCTCAAGGCCAAGAGGCTCAAGCTCGGGCATTGGCTGGAGGAATCTCTGCCATGA
- a CDS encoding riboflavin synthase, with product MFTGIIQEIGVVRSLMGSTLEITSGLKARLGESVAVNGACLTVASVRPRKLKFDVSRETWGRTSLSDLELGAAVNLEPALKAGDALGGHLVSGHVDARARILAIKPSDDGFSLLRVELPPALKGLLALKGSVAVDGVSLTVTAVKASHFETVLVPHTLKSTNLASRRPGERVNLEADLIARYVRSVLAGARAGAGSPR from the coding sequence ATGTTTACTGGCATCATCCAAGAGATCGGCGTAGTCCGTTCCCTGATGGGCTCGACTCTCGAAATCACGAGCGGGCTCAAGGCCCGCTTGGGCGAAAGCGTGGCGGTCAACGGCGCCTGCCTCACCGTCGCCTCCGTCAGGCCTCGGAAGCTCAAGTTCGACGTAAGCCGCGAGACCTGGGGCAGGACCAGCCTTTCCGATCTCGAGCTCGGCGCGGCCGTGAACCTCGAGCCGGCCTTGAAGGCGGGCGACGCCTTGGGCGGGCACCTGGTGAGCGGCCACGTGGACGCCCGCGCCAGGATACTCGCCATAAAGCCATCGGATGACGGATTCTCCCTCTTGAGGGTAGAACTGCCGCCGGCCCTCAAAGGGCTGCTGGCGCTCAAAGGCTCGGTCGCCGTGGACGGGGTGAGCCTCACCGTGACCGCGGTGAAGGCGTCTCATTTCGAGACCGTCCTGGTCCCTCACACGTTAAAGAGCACCAACCTCGCAAGCCGCCGGCCGGGCGAGCGCGTCAACCTCGAGGCCGACCTCATCGCGCGCTACGTGCGCTCGGTCTTGGCCGGCGCTCGCGCCGGGGCGGGGAGCCCGCGATGA
- the ribD gene encoding bifunctional diaminohydroxyphosphoribosylaminopyrimidine deaminase/5-amino-6-(5-phosphoribosylamino)uracil reductase RibD, whose amino-acid sequence MARALALARRGGAAVRPNPKVGCVLVKGGKVVSEGWHRTCGGPHAEAAALSRAGSQAKGATAYVTLEPCVAHQGKKTPPCAQALAKAGVARVVAASKDLNPSMRGAGFLALRHAGIEVEVGLLAREALTLNKEFFRHMGAKRPYVILKTALSLDGRAYCTGGASRWITGPRARREAHLLRARCDAVLVGIKTVLADDPALTAHGAGRDPVKVVLDSRLRTPAKARILEGKAPTLIFTRSRKILRSPPRLAEVIRVPAKGGGLDLGAVLRELLARGIRTVLVEGGPTVHASFLSAGAVDEARVFLAPKLISGASDPGQAPRLKAVRLKKIGPDFLFYGSVDPPR is encoded by the coding sequence ATGGCCCGGGCCCTGGCTCTGGCCCGGCGCGGCGGGGCCGCGGTCCGCCCCAATCCCAAAGTCGGCTGCGTGCTGGTCAAAGGCGGGAAAGTCGTGTCAGAGGGCTGGCACCGAACCTGCGGCGGGCCCCACGCCGAGGCCGCAGCCTTGTCGCGGGCCGGATCCCAAGCCAAGGGGGCCACGGCCTATGTCACGCTCGAGCCTTGCGTGGCCCACCAGGGCAAGAAAACACCGCCCTGCGCCCAAGCCCTGGCCAAGGCCGGGGTCGCCCGCGTGGTCGCGGCCAGCAAGGATCTTAATCCTAGTATGCGCGGCGCTGGATTTTTAGCCCTGCGCCACGCCGGGATTGAAGTCGAGGTGGGGCTTCTTGCCAGAGAGGCCCTAACTTTGAACAAGGAATTTTTCCGACATATGGGCGCAAAGCGCCCATATGTCATACTGAAAACCGCCCTAAGCCTCGACGGCCGCGCCTACTGCACGGGAGGGGCATCCCGCTGGATCACCGGGCCGCGCGCGCGCCGAGAGGCCCATCTCCTGCGCGCGCGCTGCGACGCGGTCTTGGTTGGCATCAAGACGGTGCTGGCCGACGACCCGGCTTTGACCGCGCACGGGGCTGGGCGCGACCCGGTCAAGGTGGTCCTCGACAGCCGCTTACGCACCCCGGCCAAGGCCCGTATCCTCGAAGGGAAAGCTCCGACCTTGATCTTCACCCGATCCCGAAAAATCCTGCGCTCGCCCCCCCGACTGGCCGAGGTTATCCGAGTTCCCGCCAAAGGCGGGGGACTCGATCTCGGCGCCGTCCTGCGCGAGCTTCTGGCGCGCGGGATCAGGACCGTGCTCGTGGAGGGAGGACCCACCGTGCACGCCTCGTTCTTGTCCGCGGGGGCCGTGGACGAGGCCCGGGTTTTCCTCGCCCCGAAGCTCATCTCCGGCGCCAGCGATCCCGGGCAGGCCCCGCGCCTCAAGGCGGTTCGGCTTAAAAAGATAGGCCCGGATTTTCTATTCTATGGGAGCGTCGATCCGCCTCGTTAG
- a CDS encoding alcohol dehydrogenase catalytic domain-containing protein yields the protein MKETMRAVLFYAPKEIRIEEVPLPRPGPGEVLIKIGAALTCGTDFKAYRQGHKVMLASTPSLFGHEMSGTIMAAGAGVENFRAGQRVVAGNSAPCEACYFCAHGQSQLCDNLKLHNGAYAEYNLIPAHIVRRNLYVLEGHVNFTEAALAEPLACAIHAVEMLGVRAGESVAILGAGSMSLLLIQALAARRAQVIVVGRNLEHLKNAQAAGAHSVVSALESDPVAEVRRVTEGRGADCVFEAVGKTETWQMSLDLVRKGGRVCLFGGCASGTMVPLDAHRIHYSQISLHGVFHHTPRYFKAAVELIASGQIKASLLVPESIRLDDLPSYFELKHRQSNPKAAVIP from the coding sequence ATGAAAGAGACCATGCGCGCCGTGCTGTTCTACGCCCCGAAGGAAATCCGAATCGAGGAGGTTCCCCTCCCCAGGCCCGGTCCGGGGGAAGTCCTCATCAAGATCGGGGCGGCTCTTACCTGCGGCACGGACTTTAAGGCCTACCGTCAGGGGCACAAAGTGATGCTGGCCTCGACCCCCTCCCTCTTCGGGCACGAAATGTCCGGAACCATCATGGCGGCAGGCGCCGGCGTCGAGAATTTCCGGGCGGGCCAGCGCGTGGTGGCCGGCAATTCCGCTCCATGCGAGGCTTGCTACTTCTGCGCCCACGGGCAAAGCCAGCTCTGCGACAACTTAAAGCTCCACAACGGGGCCTACGCCGAGTACAACCTGATCCCGGCTCATATCGTGAGGAGGAACCTCTACGTCCTCGAAGGCCACGTGAACTTCACCGAGGCGGCCCTGGCCGAACCATTGGCCTGCGCCATCCACGCCGTGGAGATGCTGGGAGTCCGGGCTGGGGAGTCCGTGGCCATCCTGGGGGCGGGCTCAATGTCTCTGCTCCTCATCCAGGCCCTGGCCGCGCGGCGCGCCCAAGTCATCGTGGTCGGACGCAACCTCGAGCACTTGAAAAACGCCCAAGCCGCGGGCGCCCACTCGGTGGTGAGCGCGCTCGAGAGCGATCCGGTCGCGGAGGTCAGGCGCGTCACCGAGGGCCGGGGAGCGGACTGCGTCTTCGAGGCCGTGGGCAAGACCGAGACCTGGCAGATGAGCCTGGATCTCGTGCGCAAGGGCGGACGGGTCTGTCTGTTCGGAGGCTGCGCCTCGGGGACTATGGTTCCCCTGGACGCCCACCGCATCCATTACAGCCAAATTTCCCTGCACGGGGTCTTCCACCACACTCCCCGCTATTTCAAGGCCGCGGTGGAGCTGATCGCCTCGGGGCAGATCAAGGCCTCGCTCCTCGTCCCGGAAAGCATACGACTGGACGATTTGCCCTCCTACTTCGAGCTCAAGCACCGGCAGTCCAATCCCAAGGCCGCCGTGATCCCTTGA
- a CDS encoding alcohol dehydrogenase catalytic domain-containing protein: MKAILYEPRLGAALQEVPVPGISESEALLEVEACGVCGTDLMKLETRAERAVLGHELSGRLVKVGAAVLGFREGDRVALAHHVPCLKCRYCAEGHESMCRDFKASNIDPCGFAEYVRIPQAHLGSTVFKIPESLDFLSASQMEPTACCLRNVRRLGVGPGAAVGIVGLGAIGILMAQLLKRAGASVLGLDLDESRAQALSPWGEGFVAPPAMEEAISRKTTGRGLDALIFCAGSARLAAERLSWLRDGGTLNIFASVHPPQAELDLNQLYHRELTVMSSYSPSLADLRQALELLADGSVKIAPLRPKAYRLEDFPQAARDLRARAAMKAVLVPRGP; this comes from the coding sequence GTGAAAGCCATCCTTTACGAACCCCGCCTAGGCGCGGCCCTGCAGGAAGTCCCGGTTCCCGGAATCTCCGAGAGCGAGGCCCTGCTCGAGGTCGAGGCCTGCGGGGTTTGCGGCACGGACCTCATGAAGCTCGAGACCCGGGCCGAGCGCGCCGTGCTCGGCCATGAGCTCTCCGGGCGCTTGGTCAAGGTGGGGGCCGCGGTCCTGGGGTTCCGGGAAGGCGACCGCGTGGCCCTGGCCCATCACGTGCCCTGCCTCAAATGCCGCTATTGCGCCGAGGGGCATGAGTCCATGTGCCGGGATTTCAAGGCGAGCAACATTGATCCCTGCGGCTTCGCCGAGTACGTGAGGATCCCCCAGGCCCACCTCGGTTCCACGGTGTTCAAGATCCCCGAGAGCCTCGACTTCCTTTCGGCCAGCCAAATGGAGCCCACGGCCTGCTGCCTGCGCAACGTGAGGCGCCTGGGAGTTGGCCCCGGCGCCGCGGTCGGAATCGTCGGTCTCGGCGCCATCGGCATCCTCATGGCTCAGCTCTTGAAGCGCGCCGGGGCCTCGGTCCTGGGACTCGACTTGGACGAGTCCCGGGCGCAAGCCCTTTCCCCCTGGGGAGAGGGCTTCGTCGCTCCCCCGGCCATGGAGGAGGCGATCAGCCGCAAGACGACTGGCCGCGGCCTCGATGCCCTCATTTTCTGCGCCGGCAGCGCGCGACTGGCGGCCGAGAGGCTTTCCTGGCTGCGCGACGGCGGCACTCTCAACATATTCGCGAGCGTCCACCCGCCCCAAGCCGAGCTCGACTTAAACCAGCTATACCACCGCGAGCTGACGGTCATGAGCAGCTACTCCCCCTCCTTGGCGGACCTGCGCCAAGCCTTGGAGCTCCTGGCGGATGGCTCGGTTAAGATCGCCCCCTTGAGGCCCAAGGCCTACCGCCTCGAGGATTTCCCCCAGGCCGCGCGCGACTTGCGCGCGCGGGCCGCCATGAAGGCCGTGCTCGTCCCGAGAGGACCATGA